In one Solanum dulcamara chromosome 1, daSolDulc1.2, whole genome shotgun sequence genomic region, the following are encoded:
- the LOC129889433 gene encoding light-harvesting complex-like protein OHP2, chloroplastic, with product MSVASSSTFPCIKFQNYPSYSTKSTILTIRNSQAEGPIRRPVAPSPPKPTNIPPPTTSISAPPKPVAVTTSEGKNVITLEFQRQKAKELQGYFKQKKLEEANQGPFFGFIAKNEISNGRWAMFGFAVGMLTEYATGSDFVDQIKILLSNFGIVDLE from the exons atgTCAGTGGCATCATCATCTACTTTCCCCTGCATTAAATTCCAAAATTACCCTTCTTATTCAACAAAGTCCACCATACTTACCATTAGGAATTCTCAAGCTGAAGGTCCAATTAGAAGACCAGTTGCTCCATCACCACCTAAGCCTACTAATATTCCACCACCAACTACTAGTATTAGTGCCCCTCCTAAGCCTGTGGCTGTGACAACTTCTGAGGGTAAAAATGTAATTACACTTGAATTTCAGAGGCAAAAGGCCAAGGAACTTCAAGGGTACTTCAAacagaagaaacttgaagaagcTAATCAAGGCCCCTTCTTTGGTTTTATTGCCAAGAATGAAATCTCCAATGGAAG ATGGGCAATGTTTGGTTTTGCTGTCGGGATGTTAACAGAGTATGCAACGGGCTCTGACTTTGTTGATCAAATTAAGATCCTTCTCTCCAATTTTGGGATTGTAGACCTGGAATGA